One Setaria viridis chromosome 3, Setaria_viridis_v4.0, whole genome shotgun sequence DNA window includes the following coding sequences:
- the LOC117850137 gene encoding uncharacterized protein encodes MENVRYAEELVREFLVFRGFTSTLQAYESELSTEIGRNFQVDKILDLVFSEYIAKYQLDRLVGLFTFFKQCFTSPADTELFSTLVKLELSVLRYYVINALKSGRQDKVVEFFGESSNYLMQKREDWLPWFAIPYIKNPSFDPQFRVYFSKEWLDTLVLSFRNFLSGIFNDTRIPALLRISTEKNTIKSLKNDIKQLNNKLAELQASLEAKEDELSQLRRNSSGAGYGNKNLVGTSTAGFLLEQEMSENYEESSASGNVIQGFDSRSSSSVKSSSGGGKLHESSEIIHTEDEQILFTEEDFPEVKVDFQETFLGHNSSISQCRFSASGSNIASSSIDGTVRIWTHDSSTPSSKNATIYCGAEVCALSWECRSDRLLLIGTANGGIKAWNADAKRVVCDLNTSRDFPSILDLKCSPVEPVFVSAAASRRHGSTVFERTGFANLTVWHMKTWKPLTVLPLGEDPPAITSLCFNHNGKILAASATDGMIHMFDMSAGLQITGWPAHDSPVSSVLFGPAETSIFSLGSDGKIFEWSLHNQGQILWSRDCSRFCNPESFNKRMHEIALDSNGKRLLVTSGLVRAPIYQVQGHESGLRTLPHSSSITSVDWHPTLPMYITGSADHSVRVTSIL; translated from the exons ATGGAGAACGTCCGGTATGCCGAGGAGCTCGTGAGGGAGTTTCTGGTGTTCAGGGGTTTCACAAGTACGCTGCAAGCATACGAGTCAGAGTTGTCTACTGAGATCGGCAGGAACTTTCAAGTAGATAAGATCCTGGATTTAGTATTCTCAGAGTATATAGCAAAATACCAACTGGATAGGTTGGTAGGTCTGTTTACCTTTTTCAAGCAGTGTTTCACATCACCTGCGGACACAGAGTTGTTCTCGACCCTTGTTAAGTTGGAGCTGTCAGTATTAAGGTACTATGTTATCAACGCTTTGAAATCTGGAAGACAAGACAAAGTAGTAGAATTCTTTGGTGAAAGCAGCAATTATCTGATGCAAAAGCGTGAAGATTGGCTGCCATGGTTCG CTATTCCGTATATTAAGAACCCAAGCTTTGATCCACAGTTCCGTGTATATTTCTCCAAAGAATGGTTGGACACTTTGGTTCTTTCATTTAGGAATTTCTTGAGTGGGATATTCAATGATACT CGGATCCCAGCTCTGTTGAGAATTAGCACTGAAAAGAATACCATCAAATCCCTCAAGAACGACATAAAGCAACTGAATAATAAATTGGCAGAGCTCCAAGCGTCGTTAGAGGCAAAAGAAGATGAATTATCTCAGTTGAGAAG GAACTCCAGTGGTGCTGGTTACGGAAACAAAAATTTAGTTGGTACTAGTACAGCTGGTTTCCTTCTTGAACAAGAGATGTCAGAAAATTATGAAGAATCCTCAGCCTCAGGTAACGTGATACAGGGTTTTGattcacggtcttcaagttcagtGAAATCTTCTTCAGGAGGTGGGAAATTGCATGAATCTTCTGAGATAATCCATACAG AAGATGAGCAGATTTTGTTTACCGAGGAAGACTTTCCTGAAGTGAAAGTGGATTTTCAG GAAACGTTTTTAGGCCATAACAGTTCGATTAGCCAATGTCGATTTTCTGCATCTGGCTCAAATATTGCTAGTTCATCAATCGATGGTACAGTTAG GATCTGGACGCACGATTCGTCAACACCATCATCCAAAAATGCCACTATATACTGCGGGGCTGAAGTATGTGCACTTTCTTGGGAATGCAGATCTGATAGATTG CTGCTCATAGGCACAGCTAATGGAGGAATTAAAGCTTGGAATGCTGATGCAAAGAGAGTTGTTTGCGACCTAAATACATCAAGAGATTTTCCAAG CATCTTAGATTTGAAATGTAGCCCTGTCGAACCTGTGTTTGTCTCTGCAGCTGCATCAAGACG GCATGGATCAACTGTTTTTGAGAGAACAGGATTTGCAAACTTGACTGTGTGGCATATGAAAACATGGAAGCCATTG ACAGTCCTCCCTCTTGGTGAGGATCCACCTGCTATTACTTCTCTTTGCTTCAATCACAATGGAAAAATCTTGGCAGCTTCTGCAACAGATGGAATGATTCACATGTTTG ACATGTCTGCTGGTCTTCAAATTACGGGATGGCCTGCTCATGATTCCCCAGTGAGCTCAGTTCTTTTTGGACCAGCAGAAACTAGCATCTTCAGTTTAGGCTCAGATGGAAAG ATATTTGAATGGAGCTTGCACAATCAAGGTCAGATTCTTTGGTCAAGAGATTGCAGCAG ATTTTGCAATCCAGAGAGCTTTAACAAACGAATGCATGAGATTGCACTGGATTCTAATGGCAAGAGGCTGCTGGTTACCTCTGGTTTGGTTCGGGCCCCAATATATCAG GTGCAAGGCCATGAAAGTGGATTGAGGACATTACCTCACAGTTCTTCTATCACAAGTGTGGATTGGCATCCAACACTGCCAATGTACATCACCGGGTCTGCAGACCACTCCGTCCGGGTCACATCTATTTTATGA
- the LOC117847859 gene encoding MAR-binding filament-like protein 1-1, whose product MGYHHLLLLSPPAAQPPRPALLPAPRGRRAGRAPSAVLASASNAARSPSLAAVAADDATRRRAVLLVGVSVLPLLRLRDAAAAVRAQRSTVDLVTDRTNIQKGDGSQHEEPQEEVSQSDVKVPHARNPLAGLLNAIAVIASGVFAGLLGTSQQEKNTLQSTISSMEAKLVENEAAMSMLRENYEKRILDEQAELKKQARKFQEEEALLQDQLVSSRRTVTSLTEEVQKEKELVEQLKLEIDRLKRSIAEAEEDKHVSEGKLNEKMEMLDILHDKVNLLSQEVNGKDEHIRELSSSLSAKEKDYQNLNAIYNQAKENLEQANSQIKQLEKDVLADKDDLKLKASLIDSLNEKVQTLCAEKGEVEEKISALTSQYMDLQTASEERASRDSQLLSEKDDKVNQLEEKLSAALSDSSKDRTRIAELNNELDTTRTMLDNEVVARKSLSDLVHSTEEALKDSRNEVFKLSEDLDEVKRSNQDLMAQISKLTDEAIEVRQALAKKVEEAETVSTTLSDELASVREVLRRSQEELEVISNQLVSVSEAHSDLNKELLDAYKKLEFTTNELVKERKINATLNRELEALVKQSAIESEARKALQVDLDEATRSLNEVNQSTLSLSKQLETTNSKICAIKEEKEMLSKALEEQKKSTVEAQGNMEDAQNTIQRLGTERESFETRSKQLEDELATAKGEILRLRRQISTSGSENTEVVLETGATLNTSQPLKEQPVNDRVQNTNSAGAVARSPKRVYRRKGRPAA is encoded by the exons ATGGGCTAccaccacctgctcctcctctcgccgccggcggcgcagccgccgcgccccgctcTCCTCCCTGcaccccgcggccgccgcgcgggccGGGCGCCCAGCGCCGTCCTCGCCTCGGCGTCCAACGCTGCCCGCTCCCCGTCGctggcggcagtggcggcggatGACGCCACGCGGAGGAGGGCCGTGCTCCTGGTCGGCGTCTCAGTGCtcccgctcctccgcctccgcgacgccgcggcggcggtcagggcgcaGCGCTCCACGGTTGATCTCGTCACTG ATAGAACAAATATTCAAAAGGGTGATGGATCTCAGCATGAGGAGCCTCAGGAAGAAGTATCTCAGTCTGATGTGAAAGTACCGCATGCAAGAAATCCACTTGCAGGTCTCCTGAATGCAATTGCGGTTATTGCTTCGGGTGTTTTCGCTGGACTTCTTGGTACTTCTCAACAGGAAAAGAACACTTTACAGTCAACCATTTCATCT ATGGAGGCCAAATTGGTTGAAAATGAGGCAGCAATGTCTATGCTTAGGGAAAACTATGAGAAAAGAATATTGGATGAACAAGCAGAACTGAAGAAACAAGCTAGGAAGTTCCAGGAGGAGGAAGCCTTGCTCCAAGATCAGTTGGTTTCATCTAGAAGAACCGTAACATCTTTAACCGAGGAAGTTCAAAAGGAGAAGGAGCTAGTAGAGCAGCTTAAACTTGAGATAGATCGACTTAAGAGAAGTATTGCAGAAGCAGAGGAAGATAAACATGTGTCTGAAGGCAAGTTGAATGAAAAGATGGAAATGCTTGATATTTTGCATGACAAAGTAAATCTGCTTAGCCAAGAGGTAAATGGCAAGGATGAACACATCAGGGAGCTCAGCTCATCACTTTCTGCCAAGGAAAAGGACTACCAGAACCTGAATGCGATCTACAATCAAGCCAAAGAGAACCTAGAACAGGCAAATTCTCAAATAAAGCAACTAGAGAAAGATGTTCTTGCAGATAAAGATGATCTTAAATTAAAGGCATCATTGATTGACTCATTGAATGAGAAAGTTCAAACATTATGCGCTGAAAAGGGTGAAGTGGAAGAAAAAATAAGTGCACTAACGAGTCAGTATATGGACCTGCAAACTGCTTCTGAAGAGAGGGCATCTCGTGATTCTCAACTATTATCTGAGAAAGATGATAAGGTCAATCAGCTTGAAGAAAAACTTTCTGCTGCATTGAGTGACTCTAGTAAAGACAGAACTAGAATAGCCGAGTTGAACAATGAATTGGACACCACCAGAACAATGCTAGATAATGAAGTTGTTGCCAGGAAAAGTTTGTCAGACCTTGTTCATTCCACTGAAGAGGCACTAAAAGATTCCAGAAATGAAGTGTTTAAACTCTCTGAAGATCTTGATGAAGTAAAGAGATCAAATCAGGACTTGATGGCCCAGATTTCAAAATTAACAGATGAGGCCATTGAAGTGAGACAGGCTCTGGCTAAAAAGGTAGAAGAGGCAGAAACAGTTTCTACAACTCTCTCAGATGAACTGGCATCAGTGAGGGAGGTACTTAGAAGGTCACAGGAAGAACTTGAAGTCATCTCTAACCAATTAGTTTCTGTTTCAGAAGCACATAGTGACCTTAACAAAGAACTGCTGGATGCATATAAGAAGCTAGAGTTCACGACGAATGAGCTAGTTAAAGAACGTAAAATCAATGCTACTCTAAACAGGGAGCTTGAGGCTTTGGTGAAACAATCAGCGATAGAGTCTGAAGCAAGAAAAGCTCTTCAAGTTGACTTGGATGAAGCCACTAGATCACTGAATGAGGTGAATCAGAGTACACTGTCTCTTTCTAAGCAGCTGGAAACAACCAATTCTAAGATTTGTGCTAttaaagaagagaaagagatgcTATCGAAGGCTCTTGAGGAACAAAAGAAGAGTACAGTTGAAGCTCAGGGGAACATGGAAGATGCTCAGAATACAATCCAAAGGCTTGGGACCGAGAGGGAGAGTTTTGAAACGAGGTCTAAGCAGCTTGAAGATGAATTGGCCACGGCAAAAGGCGAGATATTGCGTTTGAGGAGGCAGATTAGTACAAGTGGGTCTGAGAATACCGAAGTTGTTCTAGAAACAGGTGCAACACTGAACACCAGTCAACCTCTGAAAGAACAACCTGTGAACGATCGTGTTCAAAATACTAACAGTGCTGGTGCTGTAGCTCGTTCCCCTAAACGGGTTTATAGGAGAAAAGGCAGACCAGCGGCCTGA
- the LOC117847861 gene encoding FCS-Like Zinc finger 10: MLLRRVAAADDGAGAGAGVGRPRLFAVPRLLVGLGAARCGAAAPDCDSPTAARSPTSPLDLWPFAALGGSMLRSPRSPRSWDSHRVGLGGLVDDDALAEPAAGARNRLLGTQMRQPFKLPQRLSKSFTTQPRDCGQAAPPVLGNVGTAAGAGASGKPVLCSRSYGDVKSGPEVTVPGGAQPGASSHPADLGKLRASGSLPASIGGPRRYIGSVSATEVEQSEDYTCIIAHGPNPKTTRIYGDCILEPCTVRVSGGESMNAMEVKEGAESYWLVKCFDDGEAGEEILSSCVSCKKKLDGNDSCIYRGEKAFCSGNCRDNEILTEENSIAISSLSSASSSSSFNDDIFMAEMVVLTAPVDAHLP; this comes from the exons ATGCTGCtcaggagggtggcggcggcggacgatggcgccggggcgggcgcgggcgtaGGGAGGCCGCGGCTCTTCGCCGTGCCCAGGCTGCTGGTGGGGCTCGGGGCGGCCAggtgcggcgccgccgccccggacTGCGActcgccgacggcggcgcgcagcCCGACGTCGCCGCTCGACCTCTGGCCCTTCGCCGCGCTCGGCGGCTCCATGCTCCGGTCGCCGCGCTCGCCCAGGAGCTGGGACTCGCACCGCGTCGGGCTCGGCGGCCTCGTCGACGACGATGCCCTcgccgagcccgccgccggcgccaggaaCCGCCTGCTGGGGACCCAGATGCGGCAGCCGTTCAAGCTGCCGCAACGCCTCAGCAAATCCTTCACCACCCAGCCGAGGGACTGCGGCCAGGCCGCGCCCCCGGTGCTGGGGAATGTGGGGACCGCcgcaggcgccggcgccagcggcaAGCCGGTGCTGTGCAGCAGGTCCTACGGGGATGTGAAGTCTGGTCCAGAGGTCACCGTGCCTGGCGGCGCTCAGCCCGGCGCGAGCAGCCACCCTGCCGATCTCGGCAAGCTCCGGGCGTCCGGGTCCCTGCCGGCGTCGATCGGCGGCCCGCGCCGGTACATCGGGTCCGTGTCCGCGACGGAGGTGGAGCAGTCGGAGGACTACACCTGCATCATTGCGCACGGGCCTAACCCGAAGACCACTCGCATCTACGGGGACTGCATCTTGGAGCCCTGCACTGTTCGTGTGTCTGGCGGTGAGAGCATGAATGCCATGGAAGTGAAGGAAGGAGCTGAGTCCTACTGGCTGGTGAAGTGCTTCGATgacggcgaggccggcgaggagATCCTAAGCTCCTGCGTCTCTTGCAAGAAGAAGCTGGATGGCAATGACTCCTGCATTTATCG CGGTGAGAAGGCATTCTGCAGTGGGAATTGTAGGGATAATGAAATACTTACTGAAGAGAACAGCATAGCAATATCCTCCCTCAGCTCAGCtagctcatcttcttccttcaacGATGACATATTCATGGCCGAAATGGTTGTGCTGACGGCACCAGTTGATGCCCACCTCCCCTGA